The sequence CGATCGCAGCCAGCACTTCCCGGTCGCCGTGCCGACGCCGGCCGCCGCCCTGAGGCCGCGACGGCGCCTCCGGCACCACTCGCTGAAACAGCTCCCACAACTCGTCCGGCACCAGCCGCTCAACGATCCTCACCGCAACCGACAGCTCACCCAGCCAAATGAGATGACGTCTTAGATTGGCCGCTGTACGGTCCATGGCACGCAGCAGTTCTTCCAGCTCCATGGCCACAGACTCGCGCTCTCGACTGGGGTCGTGAAGCCTCTTTCAACGGGAGACACCTCACGCACGGGATGAGCGTCCCGCCGTGCGCCGACGAGACGGCCCCGGTGCCGGCCGAGGCCGTCTGCGGGCCGTCCGAGGCCAGCCGACGTCGACCGGCAACAACAGAGGACGACAGCAGGGGCGCAGGTCAGCGCCCCATCAGGCCCCGGAGATCGACGCAAGGTAGGCGTTCGCCTTCTCCGGCTCGAAGAAGAAGTTCTCGAAGTCGGCCGGGTCGTTGAAGCCGTTGGCGAACCGGTCCGCCACCGGCTGCAGCTGCCCCGCCGCGCCGATGAGGTTCAGGACATGCTCCGGCGGCGGCGCCAGCATCGCGTTCGTCCACTTGGTGACGTGCCGCGCCGTCTGCCAGTACCGCTCGAACGTGCCCCGCATCCACTCCTCGTCGAACGGCTGCTCCCCGCGCTCCAGGATCGACGCGAGGTAGGAAGCCGCGCACTTGGAAGCGGAGTTGGAGCCCTGGCCGGTGATCGGGTCGTTGGCGACGACCACGTCGGCGACGCCGAGCACCAGGCCGCCCGAGGGCAGCCGGCCGATCGGGTTGCGCACGGTCGGCGCGTACCGTCCGGCCAACGTGCCACCGGCGTCCGTGAGTTCGACCTTCGTCGCCCGCGCGTACTCCCAGGGCGTGAACCTCTCCATGAGTTCCAGGGTCAGGGAGAGATGCTCGGCCGGGTCCTTGACGCCGTTGAAGACATCGAGCGGGCCGCCCGGTATGCCCTCCCAGAACAGGATGTCGGCGCGCCCCGAGACGGTGTACGTCGGCATGACGAACAGCTCGCCGACGCCCGGCACCAGGTTGCAGCGCACCGCGTCGAACTCCGGGTGCTCCGGGCGCGGTCCGAGCCCGTGCACGTACGCCACCGCGAGCGCGCGCTGCGGCTCGCGGTACGGGGAGCGCGCGGCGTCCCGGCCGAACATGGACACCAGCTCGCCCTTGCCGGCGGCGACCAGCACCAGGTCGTAGGTGCGCGAGAAGTAGTCGAGGTCGCCCACCGCCGCGCCGTGGATGACCAGTTGACCCCCGCGCTGGGCGAAGGTCTCCATCCAGCCGGCCATCTTCACCCGCTGGTCGACGGACTGGGCGTAGCCGTCCAGCTTGCCGACCCAGTCGATCGCGCGCTGGGTGGGGCCGGGGTCGTGCGAGCCGGGGGCGGCGACCGAGACGCCAAGGCCCTGGATCTTCGGGGCCTGGGACTCCCAGAAGTTCAGCTGGAGGTCGCGCTCGTGCTGGAGCGCGGTGTGGAACATGCACTGCGTCGACATGACGCGGCCGGACCGGATCTCGTCCGCGGTCCGGTTCGACATCAGGGTGACCTCGTAGCCGTGCGACTGCAGGCCGAGGGCGATCTGGAGGCCGGACTGGCCGGCTCCGACGACGAGTATCTTCCGCATGCGGGTGGTGGCTCCTTACAGGACTACTCGGGGGTTTCGTCCAGCGCGTGACCGACCAGGGCCAGAAGGGTCTCGATGGCCGAAATCCGCCGGCGCGCATCCATGATCATGACAGGGATGTGCGCGGGTATCGTCAGCGCCTCCCGTACGTCCTCGATGTCGAACCACTCGCTGCCGTCGAAGTGGTTGACCGCGACGACGTACGGCAGTCCGCAGCTCTCGAAGTAGTCCAGGGCGGGGAAGCAGTCCTTGAGGCGGCGGGTGTCGGCCAGCACGACGGCGCCGATCGCGCCGCGCACCAGGTCGTCCCACATGAACCAGAACCGCTGCTGACCCGGCGTGCCGAACAGGTAGAGCACCAGGTCGTCGTCGAGCGTGATGCGGCCGAAGTCCATGGCCACGGTGGTGGTGACCTTGTCCGGGGTGCCGGACAGGTCGTCGGTGCCCTCGCTCGCCTGGGTCATCAGCGCCTCGGTCTGCAAGGGCGTGATCTCCGAGACGGCCGTGACCAGGGTGGTCTTGCCGACGCCGAAGCCGCCCGCCACCACGATCTTCGTCGCGACGGGGGCCCGCGTCCGGTCCGTCTGCCAGGCCTTCAGATCCTCGTCGGGCTCGGTGAAGCCGGCGACGAGGGGGGCGGCGCCTCCCGAGGAGGCGGTGGCGTCAGAGACGGCGAAGTCCACTCAGCACCCTTTCCAGCAGAGCGCGGTCCGGGCGGCCGGTGCCGTGACCGGTTCCGGTGCCGTACACA is a genomic window of Streptomyces sp. WP-1 containing:
- a CDS encoding styrene monooxygenase/indole monooxygenase family protein; its protein translation is MRKILVVGAGQSGLQIALGLQSHGYEVTLMSNRTADEIRSGRVMSTQCMFHTALQHERDLQLNFWESQAPKIQGLGVSVAAPGSHDPGPTQRAIDWVGKLDGYAQSVDQRVKMAGWMETFAQRGGQLVIHGAAVGDLDYFSRTYDLVLVAAGKGELVSMFGRDAARSPYREPQRALAVAYVHGLGPRPEHPEFDAVRCNLVPGVGELFVMPTYTVSGRADILFWEGIPGGPLDVFNGVKDPAEHLSLTLELMERFTPWEYARATKVELTDAGGTLAGRYAPTVRNPIGRLPSGGLVLGVADVVVANDPITGQGSNSASKCAASYLASILERGEQPFDEEWMRGTFERYWQTARHVTKWTNAMLAPPPEHVLNLIGAAGQLQPVADRFANGFNDPADFENFFFEPEKANAYLASISGA
- a CDS encoding ATP/GTP-binding protein, whose product is MDFAVSDATASSGGAAPLVAGFTEPDEDLKAWQTDRTRAPVATKIVVAGGFGVGKTTLVTAVSEITPLQTEALMTQASEGTDDLSGTPDKVTTTVAMDFGRITLDDDLVLYLFGTPGQQRFWFMWDDLVRGAIGAVVLADTRRLKDCFPALDYFESCGLPYVVAVNHFDGSEWFDIEDVREALTIPAHIPVMIMDARRRISAIETLLALVGHALDETPE